In Citrus sinensis cultivar Valencia sweet orange chromosome 2, DVS_A1.0, whole genome shotgun sequence, a single genomic region encodes these proteins:
- the LOC102608084 gene encoding nuclear transcription factor Y subunit A-7 isoform X1 → MNLSCRFYMRDGLMTSSVHDMSDNSDADEQRKHPESQLQSSTPAMGMSHPSITTPNVQYATHQVGAGHAMAPAAYPYPDPYYRSIFAPYDAQPYPPQPYGGQPMVHLQLMGIQQAGVPLPTDAVEEPVFVNAKQYHGILRRRQSRAKAESENKVLKSRKPYLHESRHLHALRRARGCGGRFLNSKKNENQQKGMASDDKSQSNLNLNSDKNEIASSDRQS, encoded by the exons ATGA ATTTGAGTTGCAGATTCTATATGCGTGACGGCCTCATGACTTCCTCTGTGCATGATATGTCCG ATAACAGTGACGCTGATGAGCAGCGGAAGCATCCAGAATCCCAGTTACAGTCCTCAACACCTGCAATGGGAATGTCTCATCCAAGCATCACAACTCCCAATGTTCAATATGCAACGCATCAAGTCGGGGCAGGCCATGCTATG gcACCAGCAGCTTACCCCTATCCAGATCCGTACTACAGAAGCATATTTGCTCCCTATGATGCACAACCATATCCTCCACAGCCATATGGTGGACAACCAATG GTCCATCTTCAGTTGATGGGAATTCAGCAAGCTGGAGTTCCTTTGCCAACAGATGCAGTTGAGGAGCCCGTGTTTGTCAATGCCAAACAATATCATGGCATCTTGCGACGACGACAATCTCGTGCAAAAGCTGAATCTGAAAACAAAGTTTTAAAGTCTCGAAAG CCATACTTGCATGAATCTCGACATCTGCATGCATTAAGAAGAGCTAGGGGATGTGGGGGACGGTTTCTCAActcaaagaaaaatgagaaccAACAGAAGGGGATGGCATCAGATGACAAATCACAGTCCAATCTCAATCTCAACTCAGATAAAAACGAAATTGCGTCCTCAGATAGGCAgtcctaa
- the LOC102608084 gene encoding nuclear transcription factor Y subunit A-7 isoform X2 gives MRDGLMTSSVHDMSDNSDADEQRKHPESQLQSSTPAMGMSHPSITTPNVQYATHQVGAGHAMAPAAYPYPDPYYRSIFAPYDAQPYPPQPYGGQPMVHLQLMGIQQAGVPLPTDAVEEPVFVNAKQYHGILRRRQSRAKAESENKVLKSRKPYLHESRHLHALRRARGCGGRFLNSKKNENQQKGMASDDKSQSNLNLNSDKNEIASSDRQS, from the exons ATGCGTGACGGCCTCATGACTTCCTCTGTGCATGATATGTCCG ATAACAGTGACGCTGATGAGCAGCGGAAGCATCCAGAATCCCAGTTACAGTCCTCAACACCTGCAATGGGAATGTCTCATCCAAGCATCACAACTCCCAATGTTCAATATGCAACGCATCAAGTCGGGGCAGGCCATGCTATG gcACCAGCAGCTTACCCCTATCCAGATCCGTACTACAGAAGCATATTTGCTCCCTATGATGCACAACCATATCCTCCACAGCCATATGGTGGACAACCAATG GTCCATCTTCAGTTGATGGGAATTCAGCAAGCTGGAGTTCCTTTGCCAACAGATGCAGTTGAGGAGCCCGTGTTTGTCAATGCCAAACAATATCATGGCATCTTGCGACGACGACAATCTCGTGCAAAAGCTGAATCTGAAAACAAAGTTTTAAAGTCTCGAAAG CCATACTTGCATGAATCTCGACATCTGCATGCATTAAGAAGAGCTAGGGGATGTGGGGGACGGTTTCTCAActcaaagaaaaatgagaaccAACAGAAGGGGATGGCATCAGATGACAAATCACAGTCCAATCTCAATCTCAACTCAGATAAAAACGAAATTGCGTCCTCAGATAGGCAgtcctaa
- the LOC102608084 gene encoding nuclear transcription factor Y subunit A-7 isoform X3: MGMSHPSITTPNVQYATHQVGAGHAMAPAAYPYPDPYYRSIFAPYDAQPYPPQPYGGQPMVHLQLMGIQQAGVPLPTDAVEEPVFVNAKQYHGILRRRQSRAKAESENKVLKSRKPYLHESRHLHALRRARGCGGRFLNSKKNENQQKGMASDDKSQSNLNLNSDKNEIASSDRQS, from the exons ATGGGAATGTCTCATCCAAGCATCACAACTCCCAATGTTCAATATGCAACGCATCAAGTCGGGGCAGGCCATGCTATG gcACCAGCAGCTTACCCCTATCCAGATCCGTACTACAGAAGCATATTTGCTCCCTATGATGCACAACCATATCCTCCACAGCCATATGGTGGACAACCAATG GTCCATCTTCAGTTGATGGGAATTCAGCAAGCTGGAGTTCCTTTGCCAACAGATGCAGTTGAGGAGCCCGTGTTTGTCAATGCCAAACAATATCATGGCATCTTGCGACGACGACAATCTCGTGCAAAAGCTGAATCTGAAAACAAAGTTTTAAAGTCTCGAAAG CCATACTTGCATGAATCTCGACATCTGCATGCATTAAGAAGAGCTAGGGGATGTGGGGGACGGTTTCTCAActcaaagaaaaatgagaaccAACAGAAGGGGATGGCATCAGATGACAAATCACAGTCCAATCTCAATCTCAACTCAGATAAAAACGAAATTGCGTCCTCAGATAGGCAgtcctaa
- the LOC102607597 gene encoding homeobox-leucine zipper protein ATHB-14 isoform X1, translated as MALTMHNKEFANKQIMDSTKYVRYTPEQVEALERVYSECPKPSSLRRQQLIRECPILSNIEPKQIKVWFQNRRCREKQRKEASRLQTVNRKLSAMNKLLMEENDRLQKQVSHLVYENGYMRQQLHSAPATTTDNSCESVVMSGQHQQQQNPTPQHPQRDASNPAGLLAVAEETLAEFLSKATGTAVDWVQMIGMKPGPDSIGIVAVSRNCSGVAARACGLVSLDPTKIAEILKDCPSWFRDCRCLDVLSVIPTGNGGTIELIYMQTYAPTTLAAARDFWLLRYSTSLEDGSLVVCERSLTSSTGGPTGPPPSSFVRAEMLASGFLIRPCEGGGSIIHIVDHVDLDAWSVPEVLRPLYESSKILAQKMTMAAMRHIRQIAQETSGEIQYGGGRQPAVLRTFSQRLSRGFNDAINGFLDDGWSLLSSDGGEDVTVAINSSPNKFLGSQYNWSMLPAFGGVLCAKASMLLQNVPPALLVRFLREHRSEWADYGVDAYSAACLKASPYAVPCARPGGFPSSHVILPLAHTVEHEEFLEVVRLEGHAFSPEDVALARDMYLLQLCSGIDENTVGACAQLVFAPIDESFADDAPLLASGFRVIPLDSKAAMQQDGPAASRTLDLASALEVGSGGARPAGGTELSNYNSRSVLTIAFQFTFENHMRDNVAAMARQYVRSVVGSVQRVAMAISPSRLGPHAGPKALPGSPEALTLARWISRSYRIHTGGELLRADSLTGDALLKQLWHHSDAIMCCSLKTNASPVFTFANQAGLDMLETTLVALQDIMLDKILDEAGRKILCTEFAKIMQQGFAYLPGGMCVSSMGRAVSYEQAVAWKVLDDDDSNHCLAFMFMNWSFV; from the exons ATGGCACTTACTATGCACAACAAGGAATTTGCTAATAAGCAAATTATGGATTCAACTAAATATGTGAGGTATACACCAGAGCAAGTTGAGGCTTTGGAGAGGGTGTACTCTGAATGCCCTAAGCCTAGCTCTTTGAGAAGGCAACAGCTCATTAGGGAGTGCCCTATTCTTTCTAATATTGAGCCCAAACAGATCAAAGTTTGGTTTCAAAACCGCAG ATGTCGCGAAAAGCAGAGAAAGGAAGCTTCCCGACTTCAGACGGTGAATCGAAAGCTGagtgccatgaacaagctgtTAATGGAAGAGAATGACCGTCTGCAGAAGCAGGTCTCGCATTTAGTCTATGAAAACGGGTACATGCGACAGCAACTGCATAGT GCACCTGCAACGACCACAGACAATAGCTGTGAGTCTGTGGTCATGAGTGGTCAGCACCAACAACAGCAAAACCCAACACCTCAGCATCCTCAAAGGGATGCTAGCAACCCAGCTGG TCTTCTCGCAGTAGCTGAGGAGACCCTGGCAGAGTTCCTCTCCAAGGCTACTGGAACTGCTGTCGACTGGGTCCAGATGATTGGGATGAAG CCTGGTCCGGATTCTATTGGTATTGTTGCTGTTTCCCGCAACTGTAGTGGAGTAGCAGCACGTGCTTGCGGTCTTGTGAGTCTAGATCCCACAAAG ATCGCTGAAATTCTCAAAGATTGTCCATCTTGGTTTCGTGACTGTCGCTGCCTTGATGTCTTGAGCGTGATTCCTACTGGAAATGGAGGGACAATTGAACTTATTTACATGCAG ACCTACGCACCAACAACACTGGCAGCTGCACGAGACTTCTGGTTGCTAAGATATAGTACAAGTTTGGAGGATGGCAGTCTTGTG GTATGTGAGAGGTCTTTGACATCGTCCACTGGTGGCCCAACAGGGCCTCCCCCTTCAAGTTTTGTAAGAGCTGAAATGCTTGCAAGTGGCTTTCTCATCCGACCTTGTGAGGGTGGTGGCTCCATTATCCATATTGTTGATCATGTTGATTTAGAT GCTTGGAGCGTTCCTGAAGTTCTAAGGCCACTTTATGAATCATCTAAAATTCTTGCACAGAAGATGACCATGGCT GCCATGCGGCACATTCGACAAATTGCACAAGAGACTAGTGGAGAAATTCAGTATGGTGGGGGCCGCCAGCCAGCCGTGTTAAGAACATTTAGCCAGAGACTTTCCAG GGGTTTCAACGATGCTATTAATGGGTTTTTGGATGATGGATGGTCACTTCTGAGTAGTGATGGTGGGGAGGATGTGACCGTTGCCATTAACTCATCTCCAAATAAGTTTCTGGggtctcaatataattggtcAATGCTTCCAGCTTTTGGAGGTGTGCTGTGTGCCAAGGCATCAATGCTGCTGCAG AATGTTCCCCCTGCTTTGCTTGTTCGCTTTCTGAGAGAGCATCGATCAGAATGGGCAGACTATGGTGTTGATGCATACTCTGCTGCGTGTCTTAAGGCTAGTCCATATGCAGTCCCTTGTGCAAGACCTGGTGGGTTTCCCAGTAGCCATGTCATTTTACCCCTGGCCCATACTGTGGAGCATGAGGAG TTCTTGGAGGTTGTTCGTTTAGAGGGTCATGCATTTTCACCTGAAGATGTAGCTTTGGCAAGGGATATGTATCTGTTACAG CTATGCAGCGGGATTGATGAGAATACAGTTGGTGCTTGTGCTCAGCTTGTCTTTGCACCTATTGATGAATCCTTTGCTGATGATGCTCCTTTGCTGGCATCTGGTTTTCGTGTGATTCCATTAGATTCTAAAGCAGCTATG CAGCAGGATGGACCTGCTGCATCTCGAACCTTGGATTTAGCTTCTGCACTTGAGGTTGGGTCTGGTGGTGCTCGTCCAGCTGGTGGAACTGAATTGAGCAATTATAACTCTCGGTCAGTTCTGACAATTGCTTTCCAATTCACTTTTGAAAATCACATGCGAGACAATGTGGCAGCTATGGCCCGCCAGTATGTGCGAAGTGTAGTGGGGTCTGTACAGAGGGTAGCAATGGCTATATCCCCCTCCCGGCTCGGCCCTCATGCAGGGCCAAAAGCACTTCCTGGTTCACCTGAGGCTCTTACTTTGGCACGATGGATTAGTCGAAGTTACAG GATACACACTGGGGGAGAGCTTCTTCGGGCTGACTCCTTAACTGGTGATGCTTTGTTGAAGCAACTTTGGCACCATTCAGATGCGATCATGTGCTGTTCCTTAAAAACAAAT GCATCTCCTGTTTTCACCTTTGCAAATCAGGCAGGATTGGACATGCTGGAAACTACCCTTGTGGCCCTTCAGGACATCATGCTTGACAAGATTCTTGACGAGGCTGGAAGGAAGATTCTCTGCACTGAGTTTGCTAAGATCATGCAACAG GGATTCGCTTACTTGCCAGGAGGGATGTGTGTATCCAGCATGGGCAGGGCTGTGTCCTATGAACAGGCAGTTGCGTGGAAGGTTCTGGATGACGACGACTCCAATCACTGCCTAGCCTTCATGTTCATGAACTGGTCTTTTGTGTGA
- the LOC102607597 gene encoding homeobox-leucine zipper protein ATHB-14 isoform X2: MALTMHNKEFANKQIMDSTKYVRYTPEQVEALERVYSECPKPSSLRRQQLIRECPILSNIEPKQIKVWFQNRRCREKQRKEASRLQTVNRKLSAMNKLLMEENDRLQKQVSHLVYENGYMRQQLHSAPATTTDNSCESVVMSGQHQQQQNPTPQHPQRDASNPAGLLAVAEETLAEFLSKATGTAVDWVQMIGMKPGPDSIGIVAVSRNCSGVAARACGLVSLDPTKIAEILKDCPSWFRDCRCLDVLSVIPTGNGGTIELIYMQTYAPTTLAAARDFWLLRYSTSLEDGSLVVCERSLTSSTGGPTGPPPSSFVRAEMLASGFLIRPCEGGGSIIHIVDHVDLDAWSVPEVLRPLYESSKILAQKMTMAAMRHIRQIAQETSGEIQYGGGRQPAVLRTFSQRLSRGFNDAINGFLDDGWSLLSSDGGEDVTVAINSSPNKFLGSQYNWSMLPAFGGVLCAKASMLLQNVPPALLVRFLREHRSEWADYGVDAYSAACLKASPYAVPCARPGGFPSSHVILPLAHTVEHEEFLEVVRLEGHAFSPEDVALARDMYLLQLCSGIDENTVGACAQLVFAPIDESFADDAPLLASGFRVIPLDSKAAMQDGPAASRTLDLASALEVGSGGARPAGGTELSNYNSRSVLTIAFQFTFENHMRDNVAAMARQYVRSVVGSVQRVAMAISPSRLGPHAGPKALPGSPEALTLARWISRSYRIHTGGELLRADSLTGDALLKQLWHHSDAIMCCSLKTNASPVFTFANQAGLDMLETTLVALQDIMLDKILDEAGRKILCTEFAKIMQQGFAYLPGGMCVSSMGRAVSYEQAVAWKVLDDDDSNHCLAFMFMNWSFV; the protein is encoded by the exons ATGGCACTTACTATGCACAACAAGGAATTTGCTAATAAGCAAATTATGGATTCAACTAAATATGTGAGGTATACACCAGAGCAAGTTGAGGCTTTGGAGAGGGTGTACTCTGAATGCCCTAAGCCTAGCTCTTTGAGAAGGCAACAGCTCATTAGGGAGTGCCCTATTCTTTCTAATATTGAGCCCAAACAGATCAAAGTTTGGTTTCAAAACCGCAG ATGTCGCGAAAAGCAGAGAAAGGAAGCTTCCCGACTTCAGACGGTGAATCGAAAGCTGagtgccatgaacaagctgtTAATGGAAGAGAATGACCGTCTGCAGAAGCAGGTCTCGCATTTAGTCTATGAAAACGGGTACATGCGACAGCAACTGCATAGT GCACCTGCAACGACCACAGACAATAGCTGTGAGTCTGTGGTCATGAGTGGTCAGCACCAACAACAGCAAAACCCAACACCTCAGCATCCTCAAAGGGATGCTAGCAACCCAGCTGG TCTTCTCGCAGTAGCTGAGGAGACCCTGGCAGAGTTCCTCTCCAAGGCTACTGGAACTGCTGTCGACTGGGTCCAGATGATTGGGATGAAG CCTGGTCCGGATTCTATTGGTATTGTTGCTGTTTCCCGCAACTGTAGTGGAGTAGCAGCACGTGCTTGCGGTCTTGTGAGTCTAGATCCCACAAAG ATCGCTGAAATTCTCAAAGATTGTCCATCTTGGTTTCGTGACTGTCGCTGCCTTGATGTCTTGAGCGTGATTCCTACTGGAAATGGAGGGACAATTGAACTTATTTACATGCAG ACCTACGCACCAACAACACTGGCAGCTGCACGAGACTTCTGGTTGCTAAGATATAGTACAAGTTTGGAGGATGGCAGTCTTGTG GTATGTGAGAGGTCTTTGACATCGTCCACTGGTGGCCCAACAGGGCCTCCCCCTTCAAGTTTTGTAAGAGCTGAAATGCTTGCAAGTGGCTTTCTCATCCGACCTTGTGAGGGTGGTGGCTCCATTATCCATATTGTTGATCATGTTGATTTAGAT GCTTGGAGCGTTCCTGAAGTTCTAAGGCCACTTTATGAATCATCTAAAATTCTTGCACAGAAGATGACCATGGCT GCCATGCGGCACATTCGACAAATTGCACAAGAGACTAGTGGAGAAATTCAGTATGGTGGGGGCCGCCAGCCAGCCGTGTTAAGAACATTTAGCCAGAGACTTTCCAG GGGTTTCAACGATGCTATTAATGGGTTTTTGGATGATGGATGGTCACTTCTGAGTAGTGATGGTGGGGAGGATGTGACCGTTGCCATTAACTCATCTCCAAATAAGTTTCTGGggtctcaatataattggtcAATGCTTCCAGCTTTTGGAGGTGTGCTGTGTGCCAAGGCATCAATGCTGCTGCAG AATGTTCCCCCTGCTTTGCTTGTTCGCTTTCTGAGAGAGCATCGATCAGAATGGGCAGACTATGGTGTTGATGCATACTCTGCTGCGTGTCTTAAGGCTAGTCCATATGCAGTCCCTTGTGCAAGACCTGGTGGGTTTCCCAGTAGCCATGTCATTTTACCCCTGGCCCATACTGTGGAGCATGAGGAG TTCTTGGAGGTTGTTCGTTTAGAGGGTCATGCATTTTCACCTGAAGATGTAGCTTTGGCAAGGGATATGTATCTGTTACAG CTATGCAGCGGGATTGATGAGAATACAGTTGGTGCTTGTGCTCAGCTTGTCTTTGCACCTATTGATGAATCCTTTGCTGATGATGCTCCTTTGCTGGCATCTGGTTTTCGTGTGATTCCATTAGATTCTAAAGCAGCTATG CAGGATGGACCTGCTGCATCTCGAACCTTGGATTTAGCTTCTGCACTTGAGGTTGGGTCTGGTGGTGCTCGTCCAGCTGGTGGAACTGAATTGAGCAATTATAACTCTCGGTCAGTTCTGACAATTGCTTTCCAATTCACTTTTGAAAATCACATGCGAGACAATGTGGCAGCTATGGCCCGCCAGTATGTGCGAAGTGTAGTGGGGTCTGTACAGAGGGTAGCAATGGCTATATCCCCCTCCCGGCTCGGCCCTCATGCAGGGCCAAAAGCACTTCCTGGTTCACCTGAGGCTCTTACTTTGGCACGATGGATTAGTCGAAGTTACAG GATACACACTGGGGGAGAGCTTCTTCGGGCTGACTCCTTAACTGGTGATGCTTTGTTGAAGCAACTTTGGCACCATTCAGATGCGATCATGTGCTGTTCCTTAAAAACAAAT GCATCTCCTGTTTTCACCTTTGCAAATCAGGCAGGATTGGACATGCTGGAAACTACCCTTGTGGCCCTTCAGGACATCATGCTTGACAAGATTCTTGACGAGGCTGGAAGGAAGATTCTCTGCACTGAGTTTGCTAAGATCATGCAACAG GGATTCGCTTACTTGCCAGGAGGGATGTGTGTATCCAGCATGGGCAGGGCTGTGTCCTATGAACAGGCAGTTGCGTGGAAGGTTCTGGATGACGACGACTCCAATCACTGCCTAGCCTTCATGTTCATGAACTGGTCTTTTGTGTGA
- the LOC102607301 gene encoding uncharacterized protein LOC102607301: MAESEEESRRAASKEVSRELKTLINGDDLDSLKQLQYLILGRLQDSNAVMSHFNEYSENCFAEVAGDFSRNTRLLKYMKLDLDYIFQKLRSMKAKILATYPDAFPDESTIEALDRRPDLEMPQ, translated from the exons atggCAGAGTCGGAGGAAGAATCGCGAAGAGCAGCATCGAAAGAAGTGTCTCGTGAATTGAAAACCCTAATCAATGGAGATGATTTGGACTCGCTCAAGCAATTGCAGTATCTCAt ATTGGGAAGGTTGCAGGACAGCAATGCTGTCATGTCTCATTTTAATGAGTATTCAGAGAATTGTTTTGCAGAAGTTGCTGGTGATTTTTCGAGAAATACGCGTCTCTTGAAGTATATGAAGTTGGACCTGGATTACATATTTCAGAAGCTAAG GAGCATGAAGGCAAAGATCCTTGCTACTTATCCAGATGCATTTCCAGATGAGTCAACAATAGAAGCACTTGACCGGAGACCGGACCTTGAAATGCCTCAATAA